In the genome of Mycobacterium kansasii ATCC 12478, one region contains:
- a CDS encoding alanine racemase, whose protein sequence is MRETPYLTIDLARVRDNLQALRAALPEASIRYAVKANPGEPVLRLLAGEGAEFDVASVGEIDACRLAGIDGSRLAFGNTIKKPAAVGHAYASGVRRFVFDTHEGLAAIAEHAPGASVECRIAPAFPSSVTPFGHKFGCAPDAAAGLLTRARRLGLRPVAIAFHVGSQQLDPAAWDLGIRCCADIFEQLGGALEVNAGGGFPVPYATVAPQLPVLADAITSALTRYFGADRPRLVVEPGRLLVGSAGIIAAEVVSVRTGTDGRRWVYLDIGRYGGLAETENEYIRYRLRTDRDGDPAADAVVAGPTCDGDDVLYRSYALPVTLRAGDGVQIEDAGAYAASYASVEFNGFPPLPTYFMNGTGPGAARAIVEELAPGLSRHWQVDEVICDVRTEFQELVIGRTAQGVALFSGGERQSTEFSQLVYHEALLVPAMLLADKIERVLVIGSGEGVVSQLAVAAGATHVDHVDIDRDAVRLCAEHLPYGYTVSELHRAESGLGPITVHYRDGWEFVERSTQAYDIVVVDLPDEGGVPAQHNRLYDADFLRMCRAIGGVVVSQAGCPTLWRNDSLRRSWRRFHETFCAVVYFGSDEHEWAFLCGMSGPVYQDPVALMAKRLPGLAYRPRTIDAGSLVGCTVAPKALRTFSNPKFR, encoded by the coding sequence GTGCGCGAGACGCCATATCTGACGATCGATCTGGCGCGGGTGCGCGACAACCTTCAGGCGCTGCGAGCCGCCCTGCCGGAGGCTTCGATTCGCTATGCGGTCAAAGCGAATCCGGGCGAACCTGTGCTGCGCCTGCTCGCGGGCGAAGGCGCCGAATTTGATGTTGCTTCGGTCGGCGAGATCGACGCGTGCCGGTTGGCCGGTATCGACGGTAGCCGGCTGGCGTTCGGCAACACCATCAAGAAGCCGGCCGCGGTCGGCCATGCGTATGCCAGCGGGGTGCGGCGGTTCGTGTTCGACACCCATGAGGGTTTGGCGGCGATCGCCGAGCATGCTCCCGGAGCCAGCGTGGAATGCCGTATCGCGCCGGCGTTTCCGTCGTCGGTAACGCCGTTCGGGCACAAATTCGGGTGCGCTCCGGACGCGGCCGCGGGCCTGCTGACGCGTGCCCGGCGACTGGGATTGCGCCCGGTCGCCATCGCCTTCCACGTCGGTTCCCAACAACTCGACCCCGCAGCGTGGGATCTTGGGATACGTTGTTGTGCCGACATTTTCGAACAGCTTGGGGGCGCGTTGGAGGTCAACGCCGGGGGTGGTTTCCCGGTCCCGTATGCGACGGTTGCGCCGCAGCTGCCGGTCCTTGCTGACGCCATTACTTCGGCGCTGACGCGCTATTTCGGCGCCGATCGTCCCCGGCTCGTGGTAGAGCCGGGCCGGTTGCTCGTCGGTTCGGCGGGCATCATTGCCGCCGAGGTGGTCTCGGTGCGAACCGGTACCGACGGCCGGCGTTGGGTGTACCTCGACATCGGCCGTTACGGCGGTCTTGCCGAGACCGAGAACGAATACATCCGATATCGCCTGCGGACCGATCGTGACGGCGACCCTGCCGCCGATGCCGTGGTGGCCGGACCGACCTGCGACGGCGACGACGTGCTGTACCGCAGCTATGCCCTTCCGGTGACGCTGCGCGCCGGTGATGGTGTCCAGATCGAGGACGCCGGGGCGTACGCCGCGAGCTACGCGTCGGTGGAATTCAATGGATTTCCCCCGCTGCCAACGTATTTCATGAACGGCACCGGACCCGGCGCAGCCCGTGCGATCGTCGAGGAGCTGGCGCCGGGACTGAGCCGACATTGGCAGGTCGACGAAGTCATCTGCGATGTGCGTACCGAGTTCCAGGAATTGGTGATCGGGCGAACGGCGCAGGGTGTCGCATTGTTCAGCGGCGGCGAACGGCAGAGCACCGAGTTCAGCCAGCTCGTGTATCACGAGGCGTTGCTGGTCCCGGCAATGCTGCTGGCAGACAAGATCGAGCGGGTGCTGGTCATCGGCTCCGGCGAAGGCGTGGTGAGTCAGCTGGCCGTCGCGGCCGGGGCAACGCATGTCGATCACGTCGACATCGATCGCGATGCCGTTCGGCTCTGCGCCGAGCATCTGCCCTACGGCTACACGGTCAGCGAATTGCACCGGGCCGAAAGCGGTTTAGGCCCGATCACCGTGCATTACCGCGACGGATGGGAGTTCGTGGAGCGGTCCACCCAAGCCTACGACATCGTCGTGGTTGACCTCCCCGACGAGGGTGGCGTGCCAGCTCAGCACAACCGTCTGTACGACGCCGATTTCCTGCGGATGTGCCGGGCTATCGGTGGGGTTGTCGTTTCCCAGGCCGGCTGCCCAACCCTGTGGCGCAACGACTCGTTACGCCGGTCGTGGCGGCGCTTTCATGAAACCTTTTGTGCGGTAGTCTATTTCGGTAGCGATGAGCACGAATGGGCGTTCTTGTGTGGGATGTCCGGACCTGTTTACCAAGATCCCGTCGCTCTGATGGCGAAACGATTGCCGGGGTTGGCCTACCGCCCACGCACCATCGATGCCGGCTCGCTCGTGGGGTGCACCGTTGCACCCAAGGCGCTGCGGACTTTCTCCAACCCCAAGTTCCGCTGA
- a CDS encoding DUF350 domain-containing protein produces MTTTIEALHPDYWSWLGRGVSAVVLYSILGLLLMIIGFHAIDFTTPGPLRKMVRAGKPNAIIVAAAGMVSMALIVVLAIYSSSGRLAEGLLASATFGIVGIAAQVVMMRIATLVIGIDMDTLFQADDYSYECLIVAAAQFALGIVVAVAIL; encoded by the coding sequence GTGACGACAACCATCGAGGCGCTGCATCCGGACTACTGGAGTTGGCTCGGCCGCGGGGTCAGTGCCGTCGTCTTGTATTCGATTCTGGGCCTGCTGCTGATGATCATCGGGTTTCATGCGATCGACTTCACGACGCCCGGGCCGCTGCGCAAGATGGTTCGCGCCGGAAAACCCAACGCCATCATCGTGGCCGCCGCAGGAATGGTCAGCATGGCGCTGATCGTGGTGCTGGCGATCTACTCGTCGTCGGGGAGGCTGGCCGAGGGGCTGCTGGCGTCGGCGACCTTCGGCATCGTGGGCATCGCCGCGCAGGTGGTGATGATGCGGATCGCGACCCTGGTCATCGGCATCGACATGGACACGTTGTTCCAGGCCGACGACTACAGCTACGAGTGTCTTATCGTGGCCGCGGCGCAGTTCGCGTTGGGCATCGTGGTTGCGGTGGCGATTCTTTGA
- a CDS encoding MFS transporter, which translates to MIGAGSRAIGLARPLLARGLIAAATAAFATMWRYAGFAFTNSAFLTGLLDTAYTLAFAIASYWLTIRRAPLSGRTVIVASGLISAAVIMVMALLTPLHAYLWLLLPTVVVGVVLGVIYPAWYSQLRRGRDSNELYRQLGPYEAVRVVAILIGTAGIGLVAHVLGLEPATLMIAAVFAVGGSVALTFPRSDPDDIPAPQQTETPPRPADREIDHRVRLLFGLLAALQLMLAPIVAVTPVLAVEGIDGGVAHVGLLFDLYSAGGVLQFVTTRAAAHGIGVRVLVSAPLALMLGSATAASVLDDMVSAAFLMVSFGFGVASIGTLINAEIQSSVHESERDQHVATFALILSVAFAVGSGLWGLAADFLPVPTIAIITTVSTAVIAALLLVSWRRVSGRWSKSGDPGRCTREAGGIVSAATYRLKRTVFGWHGGRKLTTATFVG; encoded by the coding sequence GTGATCGGAGCTGGCAGCAGGGCGATCGGACTGGCTCGACCGTTGCTGGCCCGCGGATTGATCGCGGCTGCTACCGCAGCGTTTGCGACGATGTGGCGCTACGCCGGCTTCGCCTTCACCAATTCTGCGTTTCTCACCGGACTGCTCGACACCGCGTATACGTTGGCGTTCGCGATTGCGTCCTATTGGTTGACGATCCGCCGCGCCCCGCTGTCGGGGCGCACCGTGATCGTGGCGAGTGGGCTGATATCGGCGGCGGTCATCATGGTGATGGCGCTGTTGACACCACTGCACGCGTACCTCTGGCTACTCCTGCCTACCGTCGTCGTCGGCGTGGTCTTGGGCGTGATCTACCCGGCCTGGTACTCGCAGCTGCGGCGTGGTCGCGATAGTAATGAGCTGTATCGACAGCTCGGGCCTTACGAGGCCGTCCGCGTGGTGGCCATCCTGATCGGTACCGCAGGCATCGGCCTGGTCGCACACGTGCTGGGTTTGGAGCCTGCCACCTTGATGATCGCGGCCGTCTTCGCAGTCGGCGGCTCGGTGGCTCTGACCTTCCCAAGATCAGATCCGGACGACATCCCGGCGCCGCAGCAGACCGAGACTCCTCCGCGTCCGGCCGATAGGGAGATCGATCACCGGGTCCGGCTCTTGTTTGGGCTGCTGGCCGCCCTGCAGCTGATGCTGGCGCCGATCGTCGCGGTAACGCCCGTGCTCGCAGTCGAAGGTATCGACGGCGGCGTCGCTCATGTAGGCCTGTTGTTCGACCTGTACAGCGCCGGAGGTGTGCTGCAGTTTGTGACGACGAGGGCAGCGGCGCATGGCATCGGAGTCCGTGTCCTGGTGTCGGCGCCGCTAGCCTTGATGCTGGGGTCCGCGACTGCGGCGTCGGTGTTGGATGACATGGTCAGCGCCGCGTTCTTGATGGTCTCGTTCGGTTTCGGGGTCGCATCGATAGGCACGTTGATCAACGCCGAGATCCAATCGTCGGTCCACGAGTCGGAGCGGGATCAGCACGTCGCGACATTCGCGCTCATCTTGTCGGTAGCTTTCGCGGTCGGCAGCGGCCTGTGGGGACTGGCCGCCGACTTCCTGCCGGTGCCGACCATCGCCATCATCACGACCGTCTCGACCGCCGTGATCGCAGCCCTGCTGCTGGTCTCATGGCGGCGAGTGAGCGGCCGGTGGAGTAAATCCGGTGATCCCGGGCGCTGCACCAGAGAGGCGGGCGGGATTGTGTCAGCAGCCACCTACCGGCTTAAGCGCACCGTCTTCGGCTGGCACGGCGGCCGGAAGCTCACCACTGCGACCTTCGTCGGCTGA
- a CDS encoding LGFP repeat-containing protein, which translates to MASRSRAPTMLVTAVAATVVIVSWVLNRPPHSTHERPPAQDTQLVEKPLIGLGGGVTVRELTQDTPFSLVALTGDLAGTSTRVRAKRPDGSWGPWYQAEYETAAPDAPGPDPADAGAGPRSTDPVFVGSTTTVQIAVTRPVDAPVTQAPVTAEANPAELGYRPATKEQPFGQNISAILISPPQAPARTQWTPPTGVTMPGQAPPIISRAEWGADESLRCGSPQYDRAVRAAVVHHTAGSNDYSPLESAGIVKAIYTYHSKTLGWCDIAYNALVDKYGQVFEGSAGGLTKPVEAFHTGGFNRDTWGVAMIGNFDDVAPTPLQLRAVGRLLGWRLGMDDVDPKGTVELESAGSSYTTFPAGAIARLPAIFTHRDVGNTDCPGNAGYALMDEIRDIAAHFNDPPEELLKALEGGVIYERWQALGGMNSVLGAPTSPEAEAAGAARYVTFAKGAMYWSPETGAQPVTGAIYDAWASLSYERGPLGLPTSAEIQEPLRITQNFQHGVLNFERLTGNITEVVDGITTPLSTQPPSGPTVPPEHFSLPTHPVN; encoded by the coding sequence GTGGCGTCCCGCAGCCGTGCCCCGACAATGCTGGTCACCGCTGTCGCGGCCACGGTGGTCATCGTCTCGTGGGTGCTCAACCGTCCTCCGCACAGCACCCATGAGCGACCTCCGGCGCAGGACACCCAGCTGGTGGAGAAGCCGCTGATCGGCCTCGGCGGCGGCGTCACGGTGCGTGAACTGACTCAGGACACACCGTTTTCACTGGTCGCACTGACCGGTGACCTGGCCGGCACCTCGACGCGCGTGCGCGCCAAGCGCCCCGACGGGTCGTGGGGGCCGTGGTACCAGGCCGAGTATGAAACCGCGGCACCCGATGCACCGGGCCCGGATCCGGCTGACGCCGGTGCGGGGCCACGCAGCACCGATCCGGTGTTCGTCGGCAGCACCACGACGGTCCAGATCGCGGTCACCCGCCCGGTCGATGCGCCGGTGACCCAGGCGCCGGTTACTGCCGAAGCGAACCCGGCCGAGCTGGGCTATCGTCCGGCCACCAAGGAGCAGCCGTTCGGGCAGAACATCTCCGCGATCCTCATCTCGCCACCGCAGGCGCCGGCCCGAACGCAATGGACACCACCGACCGGGGTCACCATGCCCGGCCAGGCGCCCCCCATCATCAGCCGTGCCGAATGGGGAGCCGACGAATCACTACGCTGCGGCAGCCCGCAATACGACCGGGCGGTTCGTGCCGCGGTGGTCCACCACACCGCCGGCAGCAACGACTATTCGCCCCTGGAGTCGGCCGGAATCGTCAAGGCGATCTACACGTATCACAGCAAGACGCTGGGCTGGTGCGACATCGCCTACAACGCGCTCGTCGACAAGTACGGCCAGGTGTTCGAGGGCAGCGCCGGGGGCCTCACCAAACCGGTCGAGGCATTCCATACCGGCGGATTCAACCGCGACACCTGGGGCGTGGCGATGATCGGCAATTTCGACGACGTGGCGCCGACGCCGCTGCAACTGCGCGCCGTCGGGCGGCTGCTCGGCTGGCGGCTGGGCATGGACGACGTGGACCCCAAGGGCACCGTGGAACTGGAGTCTGCCGGCAGCTCCTACACCACCTTTCCGGCAGGCGCGATAGCGCGGCTGCCGGCCATCTTCACCCACCGCGACGTCGGCAACACCGACTGCCCGGGCAATGCCGGTTACGCCCTGATGGATGAAATCCGCGACATCGCCGCACATTTCAACGATCCCCCCGAGGAGTTGCTGAAAGCGCTGGAGGGCGGCGTGATCTACGAACGCTGGCAGGCGCTGGGCGGGATGAACAGCGTGCTGGGCGCACCGACCTCGCCGGAGGCCGAGGCGGCCGGGGCGGCGCGGTACGTAACCTTCGCCAAGGGAGCGATGTACTGGTCACCCGAAACCGGCGCGCAGCCGGTCACCGGTGCGATTTACGACGCCTGGGCTTCGCTGAGCTACGAACGCGGGCCGCTTGGCCTGCCGACCAGCGCAGAGATACAGGAGCCGCTGCGGATCACGCAGAACTTCCAGCACGGAGTGTTGAACTTCGAACGGCTCACCGGCAACATCACCGAGGTCGTCGACGGGATCACAACACCGCTGTCGACCCAACCCCCGAGCGGCCCCACGGTACCTCCCGAACACTTCTCGCTCCCAACCCATCCGGTGAACTGA
- a CDS encoding glutathionylspermidine synthase family protein, whose amino-acid sequence MKRGRTQPRPNWRSIVESQGLVYGTPARDASGADRPYWDESVYYEFDMDEILALEADVELLHSMCLNAVEQVVLMERYADFGLPEWSWPFIAESWRRSDPHVYGRFDLRYDGRRPAVLLEYNADTPTTLLEAAILQWYWLKDKFPGDDQWNSLHEQLVDRWKAVADLLPGNELHFTWSGVEATGEDQITTTYLQETAAEAGFQTVGLMIEDVGWDAALRRFVDLEEAPIEAIFKLHPWEWVLDDEFGQHVVSSLPQTMWIEPLWKALLSNKAILAVLWQMYPGHPNLLPAYLDDPHELTEYVRKPKLGREGANITIVGAGMETATGGVYGEEGFVYQLLDPLPEFDDMRPALGAWIVGDSSAGLGIRETAGLVTDDGAAFVPHRIPLK is encoded by the coding sequence GTGAAGCGCGGCAGGACACAGCCGCGTCCCAACTGGCGCTCGATCGTCGAATCGCAAGGCCTGGTTTACGGCACGCCGGCGCGCGATGCGTCCGGTGCCGACCGACCGTACTGGGACGAATCGGTGTACTACGAGTTCGACATGGACGAGATCCTGGCGTTGGAAGCCGACGTCGAACTGCTGCACTCGATGTGCCTCAACGCCGTCGAGCAGGTGGTCCTGATGGAGCGATACGCCGATTTTGGTCTGCCCGAATGGAGTTGGCCATTCATCGCCGAATCGTGGCGGCGCTCCGACCCACATGTGTACGGCCGCTTCGACTTACGTTACGACGGACGCCGGCCGGCCGTGCTGCTCGAATACAACGCCGACACCCCGACCACACTGCTCGAGGCCGCAATCCTGCAGTGGTACTGGCTCAAGGACAAGTTCCCCGGCGACGACCAGTGGAACTCGTTGCACGAACAGCTCGTCGACCGCTGGAAGGCGGTCGCCGATCTGTTGCCCGGCAACGAACTGCACTTCACCTGGTCCGGCGTGGAAGCAACCGGCGAAGACCAGATCACGACGACGTACCTGCAGGAAACCGCGGCGGAAGCCGGTTTCCAGACCGTCGGCTTGATGATCGAGGACGTCGGCTGGGATGCCGCCCTGCGGCGATTCGTCGATCTGGAAGAGGCGCCGATCGAGGCCATCTTCAAACTGCATCCCTGGGAATGGGTGCTCGATGACGAGTTCGGCCAGCACGTGGTATCCAGCCTGCCGCAGACGATGTGGATAGAACCGCTGTGGAAGGCGCTGCTGTCCAACAAGGCGATCCTGGCGGTGTTGTGGCAGATGTATCCCGGGCACCCGAACCTGCTGCCCGCCTACCTCGACGACCCGCATGAACTCACCGAATACGTTCGCAAACCCAAGCTGGGCCGTGAAGGCGCCAACATCACTATCGTCGGCGCCGGCATGGAGACCGCCACCGGCGGTGTCTACGGCGAAGAGGGCTTCGTCTACCAATTGCTCGATCCGCTACCGGAATTCGACGATATGCGCCCCGCGTTGGGCGCATGGATCGTCGGTGACTCGTCGGCTGGTCTCGGTATTCGTGAGACCGCCGGACTGGTCACCGACGATGGCGCTGCGTTTGTCCCACACCGGATTCCGCTGAAATGA